A single Eleginops maclovinus isolate JMC-PN-2008 ecotype Puerto Natales chromosome 5, JC_Emac_rtc_rv5, whole genome shotgun sequence DNA region contains:
- the LOC134865181 gene encoding LIM and calponin homology domains-containing protein 1-like isoform X1, producing MASPTAGRDVPDASPRDEPEPSVQPHPEPACLEAQKWIEAVTGKSFGEKDFRRGLENGILLCELLSAIKPGLVKKINRLPTPIAGLDNLSVFLRGCEELGLKGAQLFDPGDLQDTSIRANLKDSDCNRKLKNVLNTLYWLGKAASGCASYSGPTLNLKEFEGLLAQMRVESDEGGDGSQKRSVRDSGYDCWDSERSDSLSPPQHTRDNSLDSLDSFGSRSQHSPSPDVVNRGNSDGRGSDSDADAPSRRPDVRKDDMLARRTASSESRSFVPFNQFLPNRTNTSCYIPAPRRKPHTEEGDQRRMSRRVAFMSEDTETVSMSDIINEEEVGHLPPLSQSRNERMHEQHNNFQEDDDHWRNDLARWKNRRRSASQDLIKKEEERKRMEKRMKEEGIDSNKRKSIKTYKEILEEKERREAELCQAYRNAATPEEAAMVLQRYALRFTISDATLDSLKLPRSTSNIKQEHNQADKENKLTPTIDETSEPPHKPEPLVMKEQRHTEPEDMETKITQRETSVSVSSSSTSAGSPLSPVTISENVPSQSLKLNEPRSKPTESPTTQQKPPTSEETKPQTNHARPQIVQVQPHTTQPTYTLPSPPPVFPRPVPLLAAKPYCQPRNTQSGHKPVKMDGLVRVNGDLPEGSPCSTPPASALPSPLKVKDVPSEKKEEEVLSKQTEKDAPSEKISTNHEKVEHTASPQREKPTTCLGSAISSLIGGRNSTTTTIIVTELTQSQPHHPDVQSNGQVNTTSGLSSPVEENKSQPTTSSHSMQDYSPTVTEGLEESSVTIETPMLNLAKRVNHWVWDPNEERKRLESWQQEQERLLQEQYQREQEKLKQEWEKAQLEVQEEERKHNEEERKILEETVAPLNPTSLLNQQPLETGATSSAPESNAMEEGSASPQQNGQRREGTDDQHVSKLHFIQDSPCDGEPSKKQELWKTASLDRNPQLNQAQFVKRSESHDAVTSTQQAPPTSPQPPSPSRCVSGRRLCSGCSQPLGKGAAMIIDTLGLFFHVQCFKCAVCEGQLGDATVGTDVRIRNGLLSCHECYIASRGRGQPTTL from the exons ATGGCAAGCCCCACAGCAGGTCGAGATGTCCCGGATGCTTCTCCTCGGGACGAGCCGGAGCCGTCGGTACAGCCTCATCCCGAACCAGCCTGTCTGGAGGCTCAGAAATGGATAGAG GCTGTAACAGGGAAGAGCTTTGGAGAAAAGGACTTCCGCAGAGGACTGGAGAACGGCATCCTGTTATGCGA GCTGCTGAGTGCGATCAAACCAGGGCTGGTCAAGAAGATCAACAGACTGCCCACCCCCATCGCCGGGCTG GACAACCTGTCAGTCTTCCTGCGGGGCTGTGAGGAGTTGGGGCTGAAGGGCGCCCAGCTGTTCGACCCTGGGGACCTACAAGACACTTCCATACGAGCTAACCTCAA GGACTCCGACTGCAACCGCAAACTCAAAAAT GTGCTGAACACATTGTACTGGCTTGGGAAGGCTGCCAGCGGCTGCGCCTCCTACAGCGGACCTACTCTCAACCTCAAGGAGTTTGAAGGGCTTCTGGCTCAAATGAGGGTG GAAAGTGATGAAGGTGGCGACGGCTCACAGAAGCGCAGTGTGAGAGACAGCGGCTACGACTGCTGGGACTCTGAGAGAAGTGACTCACTCTCTCCACCACAACACACTCGTGACAACTCCCTAGACAG tctGGACTCCTTTGGCTCCCGCTCACAGCACAGCCCTTCTCCTGATGTGGTGAATCGAGGCAACAGTGATG GACGAGGCAGCGACTCGGATGCTGATGCCCCCAGCAGAAGGCCAGATGTGCGGAAGGATGACATGTTGGCCAGACGGACAGCCAGCAGTGAATCAAGAAGCTTCGTTCCCTTCAACCAGTTTCTACCCAACCGAACCAACACCAGCTGCTACATCCCAGCTCCACGCCGAAAACCACATACAGAGGAAGGAGATCAGCGGAG GATGAGCCGGAGAGTTGCTTTTATGTCTGAGGACACTGA GACCGTGAGCATGAGTGACATAATTAACGAGGAAGAGGTGGGACACTTACCGCCCCTGAGCCAGTCACGAAACGAGCGCATGCATGAGCAGCACAACAACTTTCAGGAAGACGACGACCACTGGCGAAAC GACTTGGCTCGCTGGAAGAATCGACGTCGCAGTGCCTCACAGGACCTGATcaagaaggaagaagagaggaagaggatggagaaAAGGATGAAGGAGGAGGGAATTGACAGCAACAAGAGGAAAAGCATTAAAACCTACAAAGAGATCCTAGAGGAGAA GGAGCGCAGAGAAGCAGAGTTGTGTCAGGCCTACAGGAATGCAGCGACTCCAGAAGAAGCTGCCATGGTTTTACAGCGCTACGCTCTTCGATTCACCATCAGTGACGCAACACTGGACAGCCTCAAACTGCCCAGGTCCACCTCAAATATCAAACAGGAACATAATCAGGCGGACAAGGAGAATAAATTGACTCCCACTATTGACGAAACATCAGAACCTCCGCACAAACCAGAACCACTTGTAATGAAAGAGCAGAGGCACACAGAGCCTGAAGACATGGAAACAAAAATAACTCAACGAGAGACGTCTGTTTCGGTCTCCTCCAGCTCCACGTCAGCTGGCAGCCCCCTCAGCCCCGTCACAATCTCAGAAAATGTCCCCTCTCAGTCCCTAAAACTGAATGAGCCTCGATCCAAACCGACAGAGTCTCCAACCACTCAACAAAAACCTCCGACTTCAGAAGAAACAAAGCCTCAAACAAATCACGCTCGGCCTCAGATTGTTCAGGTGCAGCCTCATACCACACAGCCCACATACACACTCCCTTCCCCTCCACCTGTCTTCCCCCGACCCGTCCCCCTGCTGGCAGCAAAACCCTACTGCCAGCCCAGGAACACACAGTCCGGACACAAACCTGTCAAG ATGGACGGGTTGGTGCGAGTGAATGGAGATTTGCCGGAAGGTTCACCTTGTTCCACTCCACCTGCCTCTGCTCTGCCCTCGCCACTGAAGGTCAAAGATGTTCCCtcagagaagaaggaggaagaagtactctcCAAACAGACGGAGAAAGACGCTCCCTCAGAAAAAATTTCCACCAATCACGAGAAGGTTGAGCATACGGCTTCTCCACAGAGAGAAAAGCCGACCACGTGTTTAGGCTCTGCCATCAGCTCCCTGATTGGAGGCAGAAActctaccaccaccaccattaTTGTGACCGAGCTCACACAATCACAGCCACATCACCCAGATGTCCAAAGCAATGGACAG GTCAACACTACCTCTGGGTTATCCAGTCCAGTGGAGGAGAACAAGTCTCAGCCGACTACATCATCACACAGCATGCAGGATTATTCTCCCACTGTCACAG AGGGTCTTGAGGAGAGCAGTGTGACT ATTGAGACCCCCATGTTGAACTTGGCTAAACGTGTTAATCACTGGGTCTGGGACCCCAATGAGGAACGTAAACGCCTGGAAAGTTGGCAACAGGAGCAGGAGCGCCTCCTTCAG GAGCAATACCAGAGAGAACAGGAGAAGCTGAAGCAGGAGTGGGAGAAAGCTCAGCTggaggtgcaggaggaggagagaaaacacaacgAAGAG GAGAGAAAGATCCTAGAGGAGACGGTGGCACCTTTAAACCCCACCAGCTTGTTAAACCAGCAGCCGCTCGAGACAGGGGCGACTTCATCAGCTCCAGAAAGCAACGCGATGGAAGAAGGAAGCGCTTCTCCACAGCAAAATGGCCAAAGAAGGGAAGGGACCGACGACCAGCATGTATCCAAGCTGCATTTTATCCAGG ATTCCCCATGTGATGGTGAGCCTTCAAAGAAACAGGAACTATGGAAGACAGCCTCTCTGGACCGCAACCCCCAGCTCAACCAGGCACAGTTTGTCAAAAG GTCTGAATCACATGATGCTGTAACAAGCACACAGCAGGCCCCCCCTACATCACCTCAGCCTCCCTCACCCAGCAG gtgtgtgagTGGGAGGAGACTCTGTTCTGGTTGTTCTCAACCTCTGGGAAAAGGAGCTGCCATGATCATCGATACACTCGGACTGTTTTTCCATGTACAGTGTTTTAAG TGTGCAGTGTGCGAAGGCCAGCTGGGGGACGCTACCGTAGGAACTGATGTGCGTATTCGAAACGGACTGCTGAGCTGTCATGAGTGCTATATCGCATCTCGAG GCAGAGGTCAGCCCACCACACTTTGA
- the LOC134865181 gene encoding LIM and calponin homology domains-containing protein 1-like isoform X2, protein MASPTAGRDVPDASPRDEPEPSVQPHPEPACLEAQKWIEAVTGKSFGEKDFRRGLENGILLCELLSAIKPGLVKKINRLPTPIAGLDNLSVFLRGCEELGLKGAQLFDPGDLQDTSIRANLKDSDCNRKLKNVLNTLYWLGKAASGCASYSGPTLNLKEFEGLLAQMRVESDEGGDGSQKRSVRDSGYDCWDSERSDSLSPPQHTRDNSLDSLDSFGSRSQHSPSPDVVNRGNSDGRGSDSDADAPSRRPDVRKDDMLARRTASSESRSFVPFNQFLPNRTNTSCYIPAPRRKPHTEEGDQRRTVSMSDIINEEEVGHLPPLSQSRNERMHEQHNNFQEDDDHWRNDLARWKNRRRSASQDLIKKEEERKRMEKRMKEEGIDSNKRKSIKTYKEILEEKERREAELCQAYRNAATPEEAAMVLQRYALRFTISDATLDSLKLPRSTSNIKQEHNQADKENKLTPTIDETSEPPHKPEPLVMKEQRHTEPEDMETKITQRETSVSVSSSSTSAGSPLSPVTISENVPSQSLKLNEPRSKPTESPTTQQKPPTSEETKPQTNHARPQIVQVQPHTTQPTYTLPSPPPVFPRPVPLLAAKPYCQPRNTQSGHKPVKMDGLVRVNGDLPEGSPCSTPPASALPSPLKVKDVPSEKKEEEVLSKQTEKDAPSEKISTNHEKVEHTASPQREKPTTCLGSAISSLIGGRNSTTTTIIVTELTQSQPHHPDVQSNGQVNTTSGLSSPVEENKSQPTTSSHSMQDYSPTVTEGLEESSVTIETPMLNLAKRVNHWVWDPNEERKRLESWQQEQERLLQEQYQREQEKLKQEWEKAQLEVQEEERKHNEEERKILEETVAPLNPTSLLNQQPLETGATSSAPESNAMEEGSASPQQNGQRREGTDDQHVSKLHFIQDSPCDGEPSKKQELWKTASLDRNPQLNQAQFVKRSESHDAVTSTQQAPPTSPQPPSPSRCVSGRRLCSGCSQPLGKGAAMIIDTLGLFFHVQCFKCAVCEGQLGDATVGTDVRIRNGLLSCHECYIASRGRGQPTTL, encoded by the exons ATGGCAAGCCCCACAGCAGGTCGAGATGTCCCGGATGCTTCTCCTCGGGACGAGCCGGAGCCGTCGGTACAGCCTCATCCCGAACCAGCCTGTCTGGAGGCTCAGAAATGGATAGAG GCTGTAACAGGGAAGAGCTTTGGAGAAAAGGACTTCCGCAGAGGACTGGAGAACGGCATCCTGTTATGCGA GCTGCTGAGTGCGATCAAACCAGGGCTGGTCAAGAAGATCAACAGACTGCCCACCCCCATCGCCGGGCTG GACAACCTGTCAGTCTTCCTGCGGGGCTGTGAGGAGTTGGGGCTGAAGGGCGCCCAGCTGTTCGACCCTGGGGACCTACAAGACACTTCCATACGAGCTAACCTCAA GGACTCCGACTGCAACCGCAAACTCAAAAAT GTGCTGAACACATTGTACTGGCTTGGGAAGGCTGCCAGCGGCTGCGCCTCCTACAGCGGACCTACTCTCAACCTCAAGGAGTTTGAAGGGCTTCTGGCTCAAATGAGGGTG GAAAGTGATGAAGGTGGCGACGGCTCACAGAAGCGCAGTGTGAGAGACAGCGGCTACGACTGCTGGGACTCTGAGAGAAGTGACTCACTCTCTCCACCACAACACACTCGTGACAACTCCCTAGACAG tctGGACTCCTTTGGCTCCCGCTCACAGCACAGCCCTTCTCCTGATGTGGTGAATCGAGGCAACAGTGATG GACGAGGCAGCGACTCGGATGCTGATGCCCCCAGCAGAAGGCCAGATGTGCGGAAGGATGACATGTTGGCCAGACGGACAGCCAGCAGTGAATCAAGAAGCTTCGTTCCCTTCAACCAGTTTCTACCCAACCGAACCAACACCAGCTGCTACATCCCAGCTCCACGCCGAAAACCACATACAGAGGAAGGAGATCAGCGGAG GACCGTGAGCATGAGTGACATAATTAACGAGGAAGAGGTGGGACACTTACCGCCCCTGAGCCAGTCACGAAACGAGCGCATGCATGAGCAGCACAACAACTTTCAGGAAGACGACGACCACTGGCGAAAC GACTTGGCTCGCTGGAAGAATCGACGTCGCAGTGCCTCACAGGACCTGATcaagaaggaagaagagaggaagaggatggagaaAAGGATGAAGGAGGAGGGAATTGACAGCAACAAGAGGAAAAGCATTAAAACCTACAAAGAGATCCTAGAGGAGAA GGAGCGCAGAGAAGCAGAGTTGTGTCAGGCCTACAGGAATGCAGCGACTCCAGAAGAAGCTGCCATGGTTTTACAGCGCTACGCTCTTCGATTCACCATCAGTGACGCAACACTGGACAGCCTCAAACTGCCCAGGTCCACCTCAAATATCAAACAGGAACATAATCAGGCGGACAAGGAGAATAAATTGACTCCCACTATTGACGAAACATCAGAACCTCCGCACAAACCAGAACCACTTGTAATGAAAGAGCAGAGGCACACAGAGCCTGAAGACATGGAAACAAAAATAACTCAACGAGAGACGTCTGTTTCGGTCTCCTCCAGCTCCACGTCAGCTGGCAGCCCCCTCAGCCCCGTCACAATCTCAGAAAATGTCCCCTCTCAGTCCCTAAAACTGAATGAGCCTCGATCCAAACCGACAGAGTCTCCAACCACTCAACAAAAACCTCCGACTTCAGAAGAAACAAAGCCTCAAACAAATCACGCTCGGCCTCAGATTGTTCAGGTGCAGCCTCATACCACACAGCCCACATACACACTCCCTTCCCCTCCACCTGTCTTCCCCCGACCCGTCCCCCTGCTGGCAGCAAAACCCTACTGCCAGCCCAGGAACACACAGTCCGGACACAAACCTGTCAAG ATGGACGGGTTGGTGCGAGTGAATGGAGATTTGCCGGAAGGTTCACCTTGTTCCACTCCACCTGCCTCTGCTCTGCCCTCGCCACTGAAGGTCAAAGATGTTCCCtcagagaagaaggaggaagaagtactctcCAAACAGACGGAGAAAGACGCTCCCTCAGAAAAAATTTCCACCAATCACGAGAAGGTTGAGCATACGGCTTCTCCACAGAGAGAAAAGCCGACCACGTGTTTAGGCTCTGCCATCAGCTCCCTGATTGGAGGCAGAAActctaccaccaccaccattaTTGTGACCGAGCTCACACAATCACAGCCACATCACCCAGATGTCCAAAGCAATGGACAG GTCAACACTACCTCTGGGTTATCCAGTCCAGTGGAGGAGAACAAGTCTCAGCCGACTACATCATCACACAGCATGCAGGATTATTCTCCCACTGTCACAG AGGGTCTTGAGGAGAGCAGTGTGACT ATTGAGACCCCCATGTTGAACTTGGCTAAACGTGTTAATCACTGGGTCTGGGACCCCAATGAGGAACGTAAACGCCTGGAAAGTTGGCAACAGGAGCAGGAGCGCCTCCTTCAG GAGCAATACCAGAGAGAACAGGAGAAGCTGAAGCAGGAGTGGGAGAAAGCTCAGCTggaggtgcaggaggaggagagaaaacacaacgAAGAG GAGAGAAAGATCCTAGAGGAGACGGTGGCACCTTTAAACCCCACCAGCTTGTTAAACCAGCAGCCGCTCGAGACAGGGGCGACTTCATCAGCTCCAGAAAGCAACGCGATGGAAGAAGGAAGCGCTTCTCCACAGCAAAATGGCCAAAGAAGGGAAGGGACCGACGACCAGCATGTATCCAAGCTGCATTTTATCCAGG ATTCCCCATGTGATGGTGAGCCTTCAAAGAAACAGGAACTATGGAAGACAGCCTCTCTGGACCGCAACCCCCAGCTCAACCAGGCACAGTTTGTCAAAAG GTCTGAATCACATGATGCTGTAACAAGCACACAGCAGGCCCCCCCTACATCACCTCAGCCTCCCTCACCCAGCAG gtgtgtgagTGGGAGGAGACTCTGTTCTGGTTGTTCTCAACCTCTGGGAAAAGGAGCTGCCATGATCATCGATACACTCGGACTGTTTTTCCATGTACAGTGTTTTAAG TGTGCAGTGTGCGAAGGCCAGCTGGGGGACGCTACCGTAGGAACTGATGTGCGTATTCGAAACGGACTGCTGAGCTGTCATGAGTGCTATATCGCATCTCGAG GCAGAGGTCAGCCCACCACACTTTGA
- the LOC134865181 gene encoding LIM and calponin homology domains-containing protein 1-like isoform X3 produces METPDRTVIRATSHSEYDDEEDEYDENEPLPDLEKDDMMARRTGSFVKPSAVKTNQTLNQFLPVPGSVKYKVAPVSAMKPLHSRPKLTEKMASESSIVTVVAEPLAPLSKAPTLLKFTGLRERQGEDGKQDMTTPKTSVADVTESQTCKVEKPSVEEIVEEKVEERKTEMSEKPPKKPFWLDDDDLPPIMMSRRVAFMSEDTETVSMSDIINEEEVGHLPPLSQSRNERMHEQHNNFQEDDDHWRNDLARWKNRRRSASQDLIKKEEERKRMEKRMKEEGIDSNKRKSIKTYKEILEEKERREAELCQAYRNAATPEEAAMVLQRYALRFTISDATLDSLKLPRSTSNIKQEHNQADKENKLTPTIDETSEPPHKPEPLVMKEQRHTEPEDMETKITQRETSVSVSSSSTSAGSPLSPVTISENVPSQSLKLNEPRSKPTESPTTQQKPPTSEETKPQTNHARPQIVQVQPHTTQPTYTLPSPPPVFPRPVPLLAAKPYCQPRNTQSGHKPVKMDGLVRVNGDLPEGSPCSTPPASALPSPLKVKDVPSEKKEEEVLSKQTEKDAPSEKISTNHEKVEHTASPQREKPTTCLGSAISSLIGGRNSTTTTIIVTELTQSQPHHPDVQSNGQVNTTSGLSSPVEENKSQPTTSSHSMQDYSPTVTEGLEESSVTIETPMLNLAKRVNHWVWDPNEERKRLESWQQEQERLLQEQYQREQEKLKQEWEKAQLEVQEEERKHNEEERKILEETVAPLNPTSLLNQQPLETGATSSAPESNAMEEGSASPQQNGQRREGTDDQHVSKLHFIQDSPCDGEPSKKQELWKTASLDRNPQLNQAQFVKRSESHDAVTSTQQAPPTSPQPPSPSRCVSGRRLCSGCSQPLGKGAAMIIDTLGLFFHVQCFKCAVCEGQLGDATVGTDVRIRNGLLSCHECYIASRGRGQPTTL; encoded by the exons ATGGAAACACCTGACAGGACTGTAATCCGAGCAACGTCTCACAGCGAatatgatgatgaagaggatgagtATGATGAAAACGAGCCTTTGCCTGACCTGGAGAAGGACGATATGATGGCTCGAAGGACCGGATCATTCGTAAAACCCAGCGCAGTCAAAACTAATCAGACCCTTAACCAGTTCCTGCCGGTACCTGGATCAGTGAAATATAAAGTGGCTCCTGTGTCTGCAATGAAGCCTCTGCACAGCAGACCTAAACTCACAGAGAAGATGGCCAGTGAAAG CAGCATCGTTACCGTGGTGGCAGAACCTCTGGCTCCGCTCTCCAAAGCCCCGACCCTCCTTAAGTTTACCGGGCTTAGGGAGAGGCAGGGGGAGGATGGAAAGCAAGACATGACGACCCCCAAAACCTCTGTGGCAGATGTTACAGAGTCCCAGACTTGTAAAGTGGAAAAGCCAAGTGTAGAGGAGATAGTGGAGGAAaaggtggaggagagaaagacagaaatgagCGAGAAACCACCAAAGAAACCATTCTGGCTGGACGACGATGATCTGCCTCCCATCAT GATGAGCCGGAGAGTTGCTTTTATGTCTGAGGACACTGA GACCGTGAGCATGAGTGACATAATTAACGAGGAAGAGGTGGGACACTTACCGCCCCTGAGCCAGTCACGAAACGAGCGCATGCATGAGCAGCACAACAACTTTCAGGAAGACGACGACCACTGGCGAAAC GACTTGGCTCGCTGGAAGAATCGACGTCGCAGTGCCTCACAGGACCTGATcaagaaggaagaagagaggaagaggatggagaaAAGGATGAAGGAGGAGGGAATTGACAGCAACAAGAGGAAAAGCATTAAAACCTACAAAGAGATCCTAGAGGAGAA GGAGCGCAGAGAAGCAGAGTTGTGTCAGGCCTACAGGAATGCAGCGACTCCAGAAGAAGCTGCCATGGTTTTACAGCGCTACGCTCTTCGATTCACCATCAGTGACGCAACACTGGACAGCCTCAAACTGCCCAGGTCCACCTCAAATATCAAACAGGAACATAATCAGGCGGACAAGGAGAATAAATTGACTCCCACTATTGACGAAACATCAGAACCTCCGCACAAACCAGAACCACTTGTAATGAAAGAGCAGAGGCACACAGAGCCTGAAGACATGGAAACAAAAATAACTCAACGAGAGACGTCTGTTTCGGTCTCCTCCAGCTCCACGTCAGCTGGCAGCCCCCTCAGCCCCGTCACAATCTCAGAAAATGTCCCCTCTCAGTCCCTAAAACTGAATGAGCCTCGATCCAAACCGACAGAGTCTCCAACCACTCAACAAAAACCTCCGACTTCAGAAGAAACAAAGCCTCAAACAAATCACGCTCGGCCTCAGATTGTTCAGGTGCAGCCTCATACCACACAGCCCACATACACACTCCCTTCCCCTCCACCTGTCTTCCCCCGACCCGTCCCCCTGCTGGCAGCAAAACCCTACTGCCAGCCCAGGAACACACAGTCCGGACACAAACCTGTCAAG ATGGACGGGTTGGTGCGAGTGAATGGAGATTTGCCGGAAGGTTCACCTTGTTCCACTCCACCTGCCTCTGCTCTGCCCTCGCCACTGAAGGTCAAAGATGTTCCCtcagagaagaaggaggaagaagtactctcCAAACAGACGGAGAAAGACGCTCCCTCAGAAAAAATTTCCACCAATCACGAGAAGGTTGAGCATACGGCTTCTCCACAGAGAGAAAAGCCGACCACGTGTTTAGGCTCTGCCATCAGCTCCCTGATTGGAGGCAGAAActctaccaccaccaccattaTTGTGACCGAGCTCACACAATCACAGCCACATCACCCAGATGTCCAAAGCAATGGACAG GTCAACACTACCTCTGGGTTATCCAGTCCAGTGGAGGAGAACAAGTCTCAGCCGACTACATCATCACACAGCATGCAGGATTATTCTCCCACTGTCACAG AGGGTCTTGAGGAGAGCAGTGTGACT ATTGAGACCCCCATGTTGAACTTGGCTAAACGTGTTAATCACTGGGTCTGGGACCCCAATGAGGAACGTAAACGCCTGGAAAGTTGGCAACAGGAGCAGGAGCGCCTCCTTCAG GAGCAATACCAGAGAGAACAGGAGAAGCTGAAGCAGGAGTGGGAGAAAGCTCAGCTggaggtgcaggaggaggagagaaaacacaacgAAGAG GAGAGAAAGATCCTAGAGGAGACGGTGGCACCTTTAAACCCCACCAGCTTGTTAAACCAGCAGCCGCTCGAGACAGGGGCGACTTCATCAGCTCCAGAAAGCAACGCGATGGAAGAAGGAAGCGCTTCTCCACAGCAAAATGGCCAAAGAAGGGAAGGGACCGACGACCAGCATGTATCCAAGCTGCATTTTATCCAGG ATTCCCCATGTGATGGTGAGCCTTCAAAGAAACAGGAACTATGGAAGACAGCCTCTCTGGACCGCAACCCCCAGCTCAACCAGGCACAGTTTGTCAAAAG GTCTGAATCACATGATGCTGTAACAAGCACACAGCAGGCCCCCCCTACATCACCTCAGCCTCCCTCACCCAGCAG gtgtgtgagTGGGAGGAGACTCTGTTCTGGTTGTTCTCAACCTCTGGGAAAAGGAGCTGCCATGATCATCGATACACTCGGACTGTTTTTCCATGTACAGTGTTTTAAG TGTGCAGTGTGCGAAGGCCAGCTGGGGGACGCTACCGTAGGAACTGATGTGCGTATTCGAAACGGACTGCTGAGCTGTCATGAGTGCTATATCGCATCTCGAG GCAGAGGTCAGCCCACCACACTTTGA
- the LOC134864393 gene encoding uncharacterized protein LOC134864393 has protein sequence MEEQEVRSPSPSIILRCENDFLSNQKTAWDSSSDVEDEAEVQKVPDIRKDDLASRRAHHGAVAPRVHQFVPTPVCSSKDRERWEGIRRASQQALQERETSDKERVPDIITRRDNPFLNSAPRHEEEEDSEEEGEEGKVIVTPNKQKDDLARRRALSKPLPHRDGPISFVSASMTHKDLQRWERLKMTEPSEASPAPAVCQACLEKNDGSPFSGSAKARRGHCKVVTFGGVTEIEQPIDTITSSEGEETELLRRLLSKATVAMPTIGQGSQLSERERSQVHGADLNRTTPPFTDLPPCTPETHPTPAEVDARLAQYEKRAEEEEEDEDEEEMIPDLQKDDMMARRTGVFHKQSTSTATFNRFLPLPSTKRCTQGEVSLTQLRGTKGRCRQTGARK, from the exons atggaggaacaggaagtgaggtcacCGTCCCCGAGCATCATCCTTCGCTGCGAAAATGACTTTTTGAGCAATCAGAAAACTGCTTGGGACTCTTCCTCTGATGTGGAAGATGAGGCAGAGGTGCAGAAAGTCCCGGATATTCGTAAGGACGATCTAGCATCCAGACGAGCTCATCACGGAGCAGTTGCTCCCAGGGTTCACCAGTTTGTCCCAACACCTGTATGTAGCAGCAAAGACAGGGAGCGCTGGGAAGGGATTAGACGAGCCTCGCAGCAagcactgcaggagagggagaccAG TGACAAGGAAAGAGTCCCTGACATCATTACACGCAGAGACAACCCTTTCCTAAACTCCGCCCCTCGccacgaggaagaggaggacagtgaggaagagggagaagaggggaaGGTTATAGTGACTCCTAATAAGCAGAAGGATGACCTGGCTCGTAGGCGGGCTCTGAGTAAGCCCCTCCCTCACAGGGACGGACCAATCAGCTTTGTTTCTGCCTCCATGACCCATAAAGATTTGCAGAGGTGGGAGAGACTCAAGATGACTGAACCCAG TGAGGCCAGCCCGGCCCCTGCTGTGTGTCAGGCTTGTCTGGAGAAAAATGATGGAAGTCCTTTCAGCGGATCAGCAAAGGCTAGACGGGGTCACTGCAAAGTTGTGACCTTTGGGGGTGTGACAGAGATCGAGCAGCCAATAGACACAATCACATCAAGTGAAGGGGAAGAGACGGAGTTACTAAGACGACTCCTTTCCAAGGCAACTGTAGCCATGCCTACTATTGGCCAGGGCTCCCAGCTTTCAGAGCGGGAACGCAG CCAGGTACATGGAGCTGACCTCAATCGAACCACCCCTCCCTTTACTGACCTCCCGCCCTGCACCCCTGAAACCCATCCTACTCCTGCTGAGGTGGATGCCCGTCTGGCTCAGTATGagaaaagagcagaggaggaggaagaggatgaagacgAAGAAGAGATGATCCCAGATCTTCAGAAAGACGACATGATGGCAAGGAGGACGGGAGTTTTCCATAAACAAAGCACCTCTACTGCGACTTTCAACCGTTTCCTGCCTCTGCCCAGTACCAAGCGCTGCACTCAAGGCGAGGTCTCACTGACGCAGCTCCGCGGAACAAAAGGGAGGTGCAGGCAGACAGGAGCAAGAAAGTAA